The stretch of DNA ATTAAGCAAAGGTAAAGAACAAAACACAATCGCCAATGGATGACTCCTTCAAAAGTCCTTAAAAAACATCAATGAAATATTGAAATAGTTAAACAGCCTAGGCAGTTGACTAAGGATGAGATGCAATGAAAATGATGCTTACAATGCTCCTGCTACTCGAGTACTGACATGAGTGACATTGTCCGGGAAAAGCTTAGCTAGCCCGAAATCCCCAATTTTAGGATGAAAATTTCCATCCAGGAGTATATTACTAGCTTTAATATCCCTGTGGACAATATGCGGTACAGCTTCATAGTGAAGAAACGCAATAGCAGAAGTTGTACCTAAGCAAACAGCAGCTCTTGTTGGCCAATCCAAAGCAATATGTTTACTTCTTGAACCTGAAATTAGGATTTCTGGACATCAGTATACCTCAATTAGAATTAGGAGTTCAATGAGCTTGGACTGATGTATTTACCAAGTAAAACACTGGCAAGGCTGTTATTCTCCAGATATTCGTAGACCAAGGCCCGATGGCTGTCTTCAACACAATAACCGATTAGTTCAACAAGGTTGGTGTGTCGTATGTTTGATATCATATTGATCTCTGTCAGGAATTCATTAGATCCTTGCTTAGACTCTGTAAACAGTTTCTTGATGGCTACTTGAGTACCATCCCTCAAAACTCCCTGCAAACAATaacagtaaaattttgttagTGTTTCCCAACTAATTCTAAAGTTGATAGACACTAGTATAGGCGTGCCATATGAAAACCAGAAAACCTGCTCTCTCCctcgcacacacacacacaaaagcaGACATATACATAATACATGCCAAAGAGCCCAGAAGACATGGATGCTCTGTTCCAAAAGAACGGTCGGAGAGCTTTCATTACCCTGTAGACAACTCCGAAACCACCTGCACCGATTCTGTTTGATGGATGGAAATCTGATGTCGCTGATCTCAATGAATTGTAAGTAAAAAGCTTTACATTCTCGTTGGTGAACTCTGGCCATGCACAGATATAACAAATATGGAATCGAATGAGATCACAAAATTATAAGAGAAATAGTTGACAATACCATGTGTCtgaaacagaaacaaaaacaagGAACCGTTTGAGATAAATACTTAGGAATGGTTACATTACTGAAAATGTTTTGAAGCTACATACTGGACAGAAGATGTTTTGAATTGACTACCAATGACCCGACACAGATTTTGGTGTTTTAATATGGTTTTGAGGGTGAAATCGGCATTTTGAAGTAGCTTTTTATAGTCTCCTAGTTGAGAACTTATGACAAACACATAA from Gossypium hirsutum isolate 1008001.06 chromosome D04, Gossypium_hirsutum_v2.1, whole genome shotgun sequence encodes:
- the LOC107902474 gene encoding cold-responsive protein kinase 1 — translated: ICVGSLVVNSKHLLSKFTNENVKLFTYNSLRSATSDFHPSNRIGAGGFGVVYRGVLRDGTQVAIKKLFTESKQGSNEFLTEINMISNIRHTNLVELIGYCVEDSHRALVYEYLENNSLASVLLGSRSKHIALDWPTRAAVCLGTTSAIAFLHYEAVPHIVHRDIKASNILLDGNFHPKIGDFGLAKLFPDNVTHVSTRVAGAFGYLALEYALLGQLTKKADVYSFGVLLLEIISGKSSSKAAFGVEFMLLVMSMEEEGFDDDFLCSVCDYLGSHESEAKMFLVKSKKHRKIWLQKFSQG